Proteins from one Sarcophilus harrisii chromosome 2, mSarHar1.11, whole genome shotgun sequence genomic window:
- the SEMA4C gene encoding semaphorin-4C isoform X2 codes for MDPCLGVWLVASALLGLGYGDDAWWNPVPRKTVSYEELAAVVRRFSQVGIQDFLTLTLAESNEVLYVGAREALFALSLETLELQSVISWEATVEKKAECIQKGKSNQTECFNFIRFLQPYNSSHLYTCGTYAFQPKCTYINILTFSLEHGELEDGKGKCPYDPAKGHTGLIVDGELYSATLNNFLGTEPVILRNLGPHYSMKNEYLYSWLNEPHFVGSAYVPESVGSPTGDDDKIYFFFSERAVEYNCYAEQVVARVARVCKGDMGGARTLQKKWTTFLKARLVCAAPDRQLYFNQLQALHTLKGDNWLNTTFFGVFRARWGDVDLSAICQYQLEDIQRVFEGPYKEYQQQAQKWGPYTDPVPSPRPGSCINNWHRRHGYTSSLELPDNTLNFAKKHPLMEGQVVPRWGRPLLVKKDTNFTHLVADQVKGLDDVTYDVLFIGTGDGWLYKAVNLGAWVHVIEELQVFDKEPVESLVLSYDKKLLFAGSRSQLVQLPLADCSKYRSCADCILSRDPYCVWSTNTSRCVPLRGHLKSPFIQDVVNSNTGLCNLRPNKKVKITPKNITVVSGTDLVLPCRLSSNLAHARWTFGGRELPAEQPGSLLYDVRLQALVVLAAQPRHAGAYHCFSEEQGARLAAEGYLVAVVAGPSVTLEARAPLENLGLVWLAVVALGALCLVLLLLVLSLRRRLREELEKGAKAAERTLVYPLELPKEPTSPPFRPGTDPDEKLWDPVGYYYSDGSLKIVPGHARCQPGGGPPSPPPGIPGQPLPSPTRLHLGGGRSSNANGYVRLQLGGDDRAGPVHPLPELADELRRKLQQRQPLPDSNPEESSV; via the exons AGTTGGCAGCTGTGGTAAGGCGGTTCTCTCAAGTGGGCATCCAAGACTTTCTAACGCTGACGCTGGCTGAAAGCAATGAGGTCCTCTATGTGGGGGCCCGAGAAGCCCTTTTTGCCCTCAGCTTGGAGACCCTGGAGCTGCAGTCAGTG ATTTCATGGGAGGCTACAGTGGAGAAGAAGGCTGAATGTATCCAGAAAGGGAAGAGCAACCAG ACGGAGTGTTTCAACTTCATCCGCTTCCTGCAGCCGTACAACTCTTCACATTTGTATACCTGTGGAACCTACGCCTTCCAACCAAAGTGCACCTACATT AACATACTCACCTTCTCTCTGGAGCATGGGGAGCTTGAAGATGGGAAGGGCAAATGTCCCTATGACCCAGCCAAAGGCCACACTGGCCTCATTGTGG ATGGTGAATTGTATTCAGCAACACTCAACAACTTTCTGGGTACAGAACCAGTAATTCTGCGCAACCTGGGGCCTCACTACTCCATGAAGAATGAGTACCTTTACTCTTGGCTCAATG AACCCCATTTTGTAGGCTCTGCCTATGTTCCAGAAAGTGTGGGGAGCCCCACAGGGGATGACGACAAGATCTACTTCTTCTTTAGTGAGCGAGCCGTGGAGTACAATTGCTATGCTGAGCAGGTGGTGGCTCGAGTGGCTCGAGTTTGCAAG GGAGATATGGGAGGTGCACGGACCCTGCAGAAGAAGTGGACGACGTTCCTAAAGGCCCGGCTGGTATGTGCCGCTCCAGATCGGCAGCTCTACTTCAATCAGCTTCAGGCCCTGCACACCCTGAAAGGAGACAATTGGCTCAACACAACCTTCTTTGGGGTCTTTCGGGCCCGATG GGGAGATGTGGATCTGTCAGCCATATGCCAGTACCAATTAGAAGACATTCAGCGAGTGTTTGAGGGGCCGTACAAAGAATATCAGCAACAAGCACAGAAATGGGGGCCTTACACTGATCCAGTCCCTAGTCCTCGGCCTGGCTCA tgCATCAACAATTGGCACCGACGACATGGTTATACCAGTTCTCTGGAGTTGCCTGATAACACCCTTAACTTTGCTAAGAAACATCCACTGATGGAGGGACAGGTGGTACCTCGGTGGGGTCGACCCCTGCTGGTGAAGAAGGATACTAATTTCACTCACCTAGTGGCTGATCAAGTGAAGGGACTTGATGATGTGACCTATGATGTGCTGTTCATTGGAACAG GGGATGGCTGGCTCTACAAGGCTGTGAACTTGGGTGCTTGGGTCCATGTGATTGAGGAACTACAGGTGTTTGATAAGGAACCAGTAGAGAGCCTTGTCCTGTCCTATGATAAG AAGCTGCTCTTTGCTGGTTCACGGTCACAGCTGGTTCAACTTCCCTTAGCTGACTGCAGCAAGTACAGATCCTGTGCCGACTGCATCCTCTCCCGTGATCCCTATTGTGTTTGGAGCACCAACACCAGTCGATGCGTACCTCTTCGTGGTCACCTTAA ATCTCCATTTATCCAGGATGTGGTGAACTCAAATACAGGCCTTTGCAACCTTCGACCCAACAAGAAAG TTAAAATCACTCCCAAGAACATCACTGTGGTGTCGGGTACAGATTTAGTGCTGCCATGTCGCCTTTCCTCTAACCTAGCACATGCTCGTTGGACTTTTGGGGGCCGGGAACTCCCAGCTGAGCAGCCCGGCTCGCTGCTCTACGATGTCCGACTGCAGGCGCTGGTGGTGTTGGCGGCCCAGCCCCGCCACGCTGGTGCTTATCATTGTTTCTCTGAGGAGCAGGGAGCACGGCTGGCTGCTGAGGGCTACCTGGTGGCAGTGGTAGCCGGTCCATCAGTGACGCTGGAAGCTCGGGCCCCCTTGGAGAACCTGGGGTTGGTGTGGCTTGCAGTAGTAGCCCTGGGGGCCTTGTGCTTGGTACTGTTGCTTCTGGTGTTATCACTTCGACGCAGACTACGTGAAGAGTTAGAGAAAGGGGCCAAAGCAGCTGAGAGAACCCTGGTATATCCGCTGGAGTTGCCCAAGGAGCCCACAAGCCCTCCCTTCCGGCCTGGGACTGACCCTGATGAGAAGCTTTGGGACCCAGTTGGTTATTACTACTCAGATGGTTCACTAAAGATTGTACCTGGTCATGCCCGCTGCCAGCCCGGTGGAGGACCCCCTTCTCCACCTCCTGGAATCCCAGGCCAGCCCCTGCCTTCTCCGACCCGACTTCACTTGGGGGGTGGACGCAGCTCCAATGCCAATGGTTATGTGCGGCTGCAGCTGGGTGGAGACGACCGGGCGGGACCTGTGCATCCTTTGCCCGAGTTGGCAGATGAACTGAGGCGAAAACTGCAGCAGCGCCAGCCGTTGCCTGACTCAAACCCTGAAGAGTCATCTGTATGA